In Zingiber officinale cultivar Zhangliang chromosome 1A, Zo_v1.1, whole genome shotgun sequence, a genomic segment contains:
- the LOC122012080 gene encoding uncharacterized protein LOC122012080, with translation MIEMKGLWVKLGQYMSTRADILPEAYRCLFVQLQDSLPPRALKEVHRTIERELGKSMKDMFSHFFEAPLATASMAQVHRATLKDGQEVAVKIQHPGIKEIILEDLKNAKSLVEWIAWAEPELDFNRLVDEWHKETIKELDFNIEAENTRKVSMNLGVESEHGCVKLKERVDVLIPEVIQSTEKLLILQYMDGIRLNDMDSLEEFGVNKKKLVREITRAYAHQIYIDGFFNGDPHPGNFLVSKEHPHRPILLDFGLTKSISSSMKQALAKMLLACAEVDHVALLAAFTEMGFKLRVDMPEQAMTVVTLFFANARPENQKSLAEEREKNKQFLKEKNLNEKQKQYFNPVDAFPVDAIIFMRVINLLQGLSRTLNVRIPYLDIMRPFAESTLLGSEPSTTNQWIYNSPVHSDVEAKLRQLLIELGNEKILGVQVCAYKDGKVIIDTAAGVLGRCDPQPVQPDTLFPVFSATKGITAGMVHWLVDKGKLKLDDTITTVWPEFCCNNKDLIKVHHVLNHSSGLHNAMTDFLWSNPLLMCDWGMSLHHTAKAVPETDPGSQQLYHFLSFGWLCGGVIEHASGKKFQDVLEEAIIHPLNIEGELYIGIPPGVESRLASLSLDEEELEKLLQIKCMPEMPFALQQASLTEVASGLLAFFNTLNVRRATIPAANGHCSARALARFYAVLAAGGSIPPPHSPLSKPLLGSHTHVPQLLPDRSLEKKSNIKDINNSKVPIKKVKNAKTHMDPSTSCDNGSCPLTTKSAQGSLASNGIDNGASETVRRMFDNPKIHDAIMGTGDYTSMVIPDGDFGLGFRKFNMASGSFGHSGVGGSTGFCDTQHNFSIAVTVNRMSLDGVTRRVIQLVCSELNIPLPQEFSKSGKLGPDMQFNLGNMGQ, from the exons ATGATTGAGATGAAAGGTCTGTGGGTAAAACTTGGTCAATATATGTCTACCAGAGCAGATATTCTCCCAGAGGCTTATAGATGTCTCTTCGTACAGCTGCAGGATTCTCTTCCTCCTCGGGCATTGAAAGAG GTCCACAGAACCATAGAGAGGGAGTTGGGCAAATCTATGAAAGATATGTTTTCTCATTTTTTTGAGGCACCTCTTGCGACTGCATCT ATGGCACAAGTTCATCGTGCAACTCTTAAAGATGGTCAGGAGGTTGCTGTTAAAATTCAACATCCAGGCATCAAGGAAATTATCTTAGAG GATCTCAAGAATGCGAAATCTCTAGTTGAGTGGATTGCATGGGCAGAGCCAGAATTGGACTTCAATCGTCTGGTAGATGAATGGCACAAGGAAACAattaaagaacttgatttcaatatTGAAGCAG AAAACACCAGAAAAGTTTCCATGAATCTAGGAGTTGAAAGTGAGCATGGGTGCGTGAAGCTCAAGGAAAGAGTGGACGTGCTGATTCCTGAAGTTATTCAG TCAACTGAGAAGTTGCTCATTCTGCAATACATGGATGGCATTCGTTTGAATGATATGGATTCACTGGAAGAATTTGGTGTGAACAAGAAAAAGCTTGTTCGAGAAATTACACGTGCATATGCTCATCAAATATATATTGATGGATTTTTCAACGGTGACCCACATCCAG GGAACTTTCTTGTGAGCAAGGAACACCCTCATCGGCCTATTTTACTCGACTTTGGTCTCACTAAGTCAATTTCAAGTTCTATGAAACAAGCATTGGCAAAGATGCTTTTGGCTTGTGCTGAG GTGGACCATGTAGCTTTATTAGCTGCCTTCACAGAGATGGGATTTaagctgcgagttgatatgccgGAGCAGGCTATGACTGTTGTGACTTTATTTTTTGCAAATGCTAGGCCT gaaaaccaaaaatcattggctgaagaaagagaaaagaacAAGCAGTTTCTTAAAGAAAAGAACTTGAATGAGAAGCAAAAGCAATATTTTAATCCC GTTGATGCTTTCCCGGTTGATGCAATTATATTTATGAGGGTAATAAATCTTCTTCAAG GACTTTCACGAACTCTTAATGTTCGTATTCCTTATTTGGATATCATGAGGCCATTTGCAGAGTCTACATTACTAGG GTCTGAGCCATCAACAACAAACCAATGGATTTACAATTCGCCTGTGCACTCAGATGTGGAAGCCAAGTTGAGGCAACTGCTAATTGAGCTGGGAAACGAGAAAATACTTGGAGTGCAA GTGTGTGCATATAAAGATGGCAAGGTTATAATAGATACTGCTGCAGGCGTGCTTGGTAGATGTGATCCGCAACCTGTTCAACCTGACACCTTATTTCCAGTTTTTTCAGCAACAAAAGGAATCACTGCAGGGATGGTACATTGGCTTGTGGATAAAGG GAAGCTCAAGCTTGATGATACCATAACAACTGTTTGGCCAGAGTTCTGTTGCAACAACAAGGATCTGATAAAG GTTCATCATGTACTTAATCACTCATCTGGTTTGCATAACGCTATGACGGATTTCTTGTGGAGCAATCCTTTGCTAATGTGCGACTGGGGAATGTCTCTTCATCATACAGCTAAGGCAGTTCCCGAGACAGATCCTGGCTCACAGCAGCTGTATCACTTCTTGTCCTTTGGCTGGTTATGTGGTGGTGTGATAGAG CATGCATCTGGAAAGAAATTTCAAGATGTGCTAGAAGAGGCTATTATTCACCCTCTCAACATTGAAGGCGAACTGTATATTGGCATTCCTCCTG GTGTGGAGTCTCGGCTGGCTTCACTCAGTCTCGATGAAGAAGAGCTAGAAAAACTTCTTCAGATCAAATGCATGCCAGAAATGCCATTCGCCTTACAGCAGGCTAGTTTAACTGAGGTTGCTTCTGGCCTTCTCGCTTTCTTCAACACCTTAAACGTTCGACGAGCTACCATTCCTGCTGCTAATGGGCATTGCTCTGCTCGTGCTTTGGCACGATTTTATGCAGTTCTTGCTGCAGGTGGATCCATTCCACCACCTCATTCACCTCTTTCCAAACCGCTCCTTGGTAGCCACACCCATGTGCCACAATTACTCCCCGACAGATCACTGGAGAAGAAATCTAATATCAAGGATATAAATAACTCCAAGGTACCCATAAAAAAGGTGAAAAATGCAAAGACACACATGGATCCTAGCACTAGTTGTGACAACGGCAGTTGTCCATTAACTACTAAAAGCGCGCAAGGTAGCCTTGCATCCAATGGCATCGATAATGGTGCTTCAGAAACTGTAAGAAGAATGTTTGACAACCCAAAGATTCATGACGCCATCATGGGCACGGGTGATTACACAAGCATGGTCATTCCTGACGGAGACTTCGGGCTCGGTTTCAGGAAATTCAATATGGCAAGTGGGAGTTTCGGGCACTCTGGAGTTGGTGGTTCCACTGGCTTCTGTGACACTCAGCACAACTTTTCCATTGCAGTCACAGTGAACAGGATGTCACTTGATGGTGTCACCAGGAGGGTAATTCAGCTGGTGTGCTCTGAGCTGAACATTCCCCTTCCTCAAGAATTTTCAAAATCTGGAAAATTAGGACCAGACATGCAGTTTAATCTGGGCAACATGGGTCAGTAG